The following are from one region of the Vitis riparia cultivar Riparia Gloire de Montpellier isolate 1030 chromosome 9, EGFV_Vit.rip_1.0, whole genome shotgun sequence genome:
- the LOC117921657 gene encoding LOW QUALITY PROTEIN: putative leucine-rich repeat receptor-like serine/threonine-protein kinase At2g24130 (The sequence of the model RefSeq protein was modified relative to this genomic sequence to represent the inferred CDS: deleted 2 bases in 1 codon) has protein sequence MHCDEHRKEGKEGLNKGKFYCSSISNMVFKRTMFLLLLQNFLVISSTLVGLGYQHHSGHSSLTDKAALLEFKKAIISDPTFALANWQESNDVCNFTGVVCNTRHHRVANLTLNRTGLVGYISPFISNLTELLCLQLAENNFSSTIPLEISSLRRLRFLKLHNNNMQGSIPESLSLLHDLELLHLFGNNLTGPIPASLFSNCSMLQNVDLSGNRLTGKIPPEIGNCPYLWTLNLYNNQFTGQIPFSLTNASYMFNLDFEYNHISGELPSDIVVKLYRLVYLHISYNDMVSHDANTNLDPFFASLVNCSSLEELEMEGMSLGGKLPNFMGQLGVNLTNLVLNGNQISGSIPPSLGNFSILTSLNLSSNLLSGTIPLEFSALSNLQQLILSHNSLNGSIPKELGNIGGLGHLDLSHNNLSGNIPESIGNLFQLNYLFLNNNNLSGAVPRSLGHCIDLNKLDFSYNRLTGGIPPEISSLLEIRIFLNLSHNLLEGPLPIELSKLQNVQEIDLSSNNFNGSIFDPILNCIALRLLNFSHNALEGPLPDSLGDFKNLEVFDVSENQLSGKIPTTLNRTRTLTFLNLSYNDFDGQIPSGGIFASVTNLSFLGNPNLCGSVVGIPTCRKKRNWLHSHRFVIIFSVVISISAFLSTIGCVIGCRYIKRIMSSGRSETVSKSTPDLMHNFPRMTYRELSEATGGFDDQRLIGSGSYGRVFKGVLSDGTAIAVKVLQLQTGNSTKSFNRECQVLKRIRHRNLIRIITACSLPDFKALVLPFMANGSLDSRLYPHSETGLGSGSSDLSLIQRVNICSDIAEGMAYLHHHSPVRVIHCDLKPSNVLLNDEMTALVSDFGISRLVSTVGNAGGVEHMGNSTANMLCGSIGYIAPEYGYGANTTTKGDVYSFGILVLEMVTRKRPTDDMFVGGLNLHRWVKSHYHGRMERVVDSSLFQLRASTAQPPEVKKMWQVAIGELIELGILCTQESSSTRPTMLDAADDLDRLKRYLTGDSTTATFASSLGISSSTLDDDDQLSLI, from the exons GCTGCTCTTCTGGAATTCAAGAAGGCCATAATATCTGACCCGACTTTCGCACTTGCTAACTGGCAAGAGAGCAATGATGTATGCAACTTCACAGGGGTCGTGTGCAATACAAGGCATCATCGAGTAGCAAACTTAACCCTCAATCGCACTGGCCTTGTGGGATATATTTCACCCTTCATTTCAAATCTCACTGAGCTTCTTTGCCTACAGCTCGCTGAGAATAATTTCTCCAGCACTATTCCACTTGAGATATCCTCTCTCCGGCGCCTTCGCTTTCTGAAGCTCCACAATAACAACATGCAAGGTTCAATACCAGAATCCCTTTCTCTTCTTCATGACCTTGAATTGTTACATCTTTTTGGAAACAACTTGACTGGTCCAATTCCAGCTTCCTTATTCTCCAACTGCTCTATGTTGCAAAATGTAGACCTTTCTGGCAACCGTCTTACAGGAAAAATTCCACCAGAGATTGGAAATTGTCCATATCTATGGACCCTCAATTTATACAATAATCAATTTACTGGACAAATCCCTTTTTCCTTAACCAATGCTTCATACATGtttaatttggattttgaaTATAACCATATTTCTGGTGAATTGCCTTCAGATATCGTAGTGAAATTGTATCGGCTTGTTTATCTTCATATATCTTACAATGATATGGTTAGTCATGATGCCAATACTAATCTTGATCCCTTCTTTGCCTCCCTTGTAAACTGCTCTTCTCTTGAGGAGCTTGAAATGGAAGGTATGAGCCTTGGAGGAAAATTGCCAAATTTCATGGGTCAACTTGGTGTTAATCTAACAAATCTTGTTCTGAATGGCAACCAAATATCTGGATCAATACCTCCGAGTTTAGGGAATTTCTCCATACTTACGAGCCTGAATTTATCATCGAATCTATTAAGTGGAACAATTCCGCTAGAGTTCAGTGCATTGTCAAACTTGCAACAGCTTATCTTGTCACACAACAGTCTCAATGGTTCCATTCCAAAAGAATTAGGGAATATAGGAGGTCTGGGTCATTTGGATTTATCTCACAACAACCTATCAGGCAACATACCAGAGAGTATAGGGAATTTGTTTCAGTTGAATTATCTGTTCCTCAACAACAATAACCTCTCAGGAGCAGTACCTCGAAGTTTAGGACATTGCATTGATCTGAACAAGCTTGACTTCTCCTACAACAGATTGACAGGGGGCATCCCTCCAGAAATATCAAGTTTGCTCGAGATCCGAATATTCCTGAATCTTTCACATAATCTTCTCGAAGGGCCTTTGCCAATTGAGCTCAGCAAGCTGCAAAATGTCCAGGAGATAGATCTCTCGTCGAACAACTTCAATGGAAGTATCTTCGACCCAATATTAAATTGTATTGCCTTAAGGTTGTTAAATTTCTCGCACAATGCTCTTGAAGGGCCGCTTCCAGATTCCTTGGGTGATTTCAAGAACCTGGAGGTCTTTGATGTTTCAGAGAACCAATTGTCTGGAAAGATCCCAACAACCCTCAATAGAACCCGCACGCTCACCTTTCTGAATCTTTCATATAACGACTTTGATGGACAGATTCCCTCCGGTGGCATCTTTGCTTCAGTTACAAATCTTTCCTTCTTAGGCAATCCGAATCTTTGTGGCTCAGTTGTTGGCATACCCACTTGCCGTAAGAAGCGAAACTGGTTACATTCACACAGGTTTGTGATTATTTTCTCAGTTGTGATATCTATATCTGCATTCTTATCAACTATAGGTTGTGTTATTGGTTGCCGATATATCAAGAGAATTATGTCCTCTGGGAGGTCTGAAACAGTGAGCAAATCAACACCAGACTTGATGCACAATTTCCCAAGAATGACATACAGAGAACTGTCAGAGGCCACTGGAGGGTTTGATGATCAGAGACTAATTGGCTCAGGGAGTTACGGACGTGTCTTCAAGGGAGTTCTTTCAGATGGAACTGCCATAGCAGTCAAGGTGTTACAGTTGCAAACTGGCAATTCCACCAAGAGTTTTAACAGAGAATGCCAAGTCTTAAAGAGGATTCGCCATAGGAACCTGATAAGAATCATCACAGCTTGCAGCCTACCTGATTTCAAAGCCCTTGTCCTTCCTTTTATGGCAAATGGGAGCTTGGATAGCCGTCTCTATCCACACTCAGAGACAGGTTTGGGTTCGGGTTCTTCAGATTTGAGCCTCATCCAGAGGGTGAACATCTGCAGTGATATAGCTGAAGGGATGGCTTATCTGCATCACCACTCCCCAGTCAGAGTCATACACTGTGATCTAAAGCCGAGCAATGTACTTCTTAACGATGAAATGACAGCTCTGGTTTCGGATTTTGGGATCTCAAGATTGGTTTCAACAGTGGGAAATGCTGGAGGTGTTGAGCACATGGGAAATTCTACTGCAAATATGCTTTGTGGATCCATTGGATACATTGCACCAG AATACGGGTACGGAGCCAACACAACTACAAAAGGAGATGTTTACAGCTTTGGCATACTAGTTCTTGAGATGGTGACCAGAAAAAGGCCTACAGATGACATGTTTGTTGGGGGACTGAACCTGCACAGATGGGTGAAGAGTCACTACCATGGAAGAATGGAAAGGGTGGTAGATTCATCACTT TTTCAGTTGAGAGCTTCCACAGCTCAGCCTCCTGAAGTGAAGAAAATGTGGCAAGTCGCCATTGGAGAACTGATCGAATTAGGCATTCTTTGCACACAGGAGTCTTCCTCTACTAGGCCTACGATGCTGGATGCTGCCGATGACTTAGATCGCCTCAAACGCTACCTCACCGGCGACAGTACCACCGCCACATTTGCCTCTTCTCTTGGAATTTCGTCTTCAACCCTCGATGATGATGACCAACTGTCTCTAATTTGA
- the LOC117921590 gene encoding LOW QUALITY PROTEIN: putative leucine-rich repeat receptor-like serine/threonine-protein kinase At2g24130 (The sequence of the model RefSeq protein was modified relative to this genomic sequence to represent the inferred CDS: inserted 1 base in 1 codon) translates to MHCDEHRKEGKEGLNKGKFYCSSISTMVFKRTMFLLLLQNFLVISSSLVSLGYQHHSGHSSLTDKAALLEFKKAIVSDPTFALANWQESNDVCNFTGVVCNTRHHRVANLTLNRTGLVGYISPFISNLTELLCLQLAENNFSSTIPLEISSLRRLRFLKLHNNNMQGSIPESLSLLHDLELLHLFGNNLTGPIPASLFSNCSMLQNVDLSGNRLTGKIPPEIGNCPYLWTLNLYNNQFTGQIPFSLTNASYMFNLDFEYNHISGELPSDIVVKLYRLVYLHISYNDMVSHDANTNLDPFFASLVNCSSLEELEMEGMSLGGKLPNFMGQLGVNLTNLVLNGNQISGSIPPSLGNFSILTSLNLSSNLLSGTIPLEFSGLSNLQQLILSHNSLNGSIPKELGNIGGLGHLDLSHNNLSGNIPESIGNLFQLNYLFLNNNNLSGAVPRSLGHCIDLNKLDFSYNRLTGGIPPEISSLLEIRIFLNLSHNLLEGPLPIELSKLQNVQEIDLSSNNFNGSIFDPILNCIALRLLNFSHNALEGPLPDSLGDFKNLEVFDVSENQLSGKIPTTLNRTRTLTFLNLSYNDFDGQIPSGGIFASVTNLSFLGNPNLCGSVVGIPTCRKKRNWLHSHRFVIIFSVVISISAFLSTIGCVIGCRYIKRIMSSGRSETVSKSTPDLMHNFPRMTYRELSEATGGFDDQRLIGSGSYGRVFKGVLSDGTAIAVKVLQLQTGNSTKSFNRECQVLKRIRHRNLIRIITACSLPDFKALVLPFMANGSLDSRLYPHSETGLGSGSSDLSLIQRVNICSDIAEGMAYLHHHXPVRVIHCDLKPSNVLLNDEMTALVSDFGISRLVSTVGNAGGVEHMGNSTANMLCGSIGYIAPEYGYGANTTTKGDVYSFGILVLEMVTRKRPTDDMFVGGLNLHRWVKSHYHGRMERVVDSSLLRASTAQPPEVKKMWQVAIGELIELGILCTQESSSTRPTMLDAADDLDRLKRYLTGDSTTATFASSLGISSSTLDDDDQLSLI, encoded by the exons ATGCACTGTGATGAACATAGAAAGGAGGGTAAGGAGGGTCtcaataaaggaaaattttattgcTCTTCCATCTCCACCATGGTCTTCAAAAGAACCatgtttcttcttctacttcagAATTTCCTTGTAATAAGCTCTAGTCTGGTAAGCTTGGGTTATCAGCACCACTCTGGTCACTCTTCACTCACAGACAAGGCTGCTCTTCTGGAATTCAAGAAGGCCATAGTATCCGACCCGACTTTCGCACTTGCTAACTGGCAAGAGAGCAATGATGTATGCAACTTCACAGGGGTCGTGTGCAATACAAGGCATCATCGAGTAGCAAACTTAACCCTCAATCGCACTGGCCTTGTGGGATACATTTCGCCCTTCATTTCAAATCTCACTGAGCTTCTTTGCCTACAGCTCGCTGAGAATAATTTCTCCAGCACTATTCCACTTGAGATATCCTCTCTCCGGCGCCTTCGCTTTCTGAAGCTCCACAATAACAACATGCAAGGTTCAATACCAGAATCCCTTTCTCTTCTTCATGACCTTGAATTGTTACATCTTTTTGGAAACAACTTGACTGGTCCAATTCCAGCTTCCTTATTCTCCAACTGCTCTATGTTGCAAAATGTAGACCTTTCTGGCAACCGTCTTACAGGAAAAATTCCACCAGAGATTGGAAATTGTCCATATCTATGGACCCTCAATTTATACAATAATCAATTTACTGGACAAATCCCTTTTTCCTTAACCAATGCTTCATACATGtttaatttggattttgaaTATAACCATATTTCTGGTGAATTGCCTTCAGATATCGTAGTGAAATTGTATCGGCTTGTTTATCTTCATATATCTTACAATGATATGGTTAGTCATGATGCCAATACTAATCTTGATCCCTTCTTTGCCTCCCTTGTAAACTGCTCTTCTCTTGAGGAGCTTGAAATGGAAGGTATGAGCCTTGGAGGAAAATTGCCAAATTTCATGGGTCAACTTGGTGTTAATCTAACAAATCTTGTTCTGAATGGCAACCAAATATCTGGATCAATACCTCCGAGTTTAGGGAATTTCTCCATACTTACGAGCCTGAATTTATCATCGAATCTATTAAGTGGAACAATTCCGCTAGAGTTCAGTGGATTGTCAAACTTGCAACAGCTTATCTTGTCACACAACAGTCTCAATGGTTCCATTCCAAAAGAATTAGGGAATATAGGAGGTCTGGGTCATTTGGATTTATCTCACAACAACCTATCAGGCAACATACCAGAGAGTATAGGGAATTTGTTTCAGTTGAATTATCTGTTCCTCAACAACAATAACCTCTCAGGAGCAGTACCTCGAAGTTTAGGACATTGCATTGATCTGAACAAGCTTGACTTCTCCTACAACAGATTGACAGGGGGCATCCCTCCAGAAATATCAAGTTTGCTCGAGATCCGAATATTCCTGAATCTTTCACATAATCTTCTCGAAGGGCCTTTGCCAATTGAGCTCAGCAAGCTGCAAAATGTCCAGGAGATAGATCTCTCGTCGAACAACTTCAATGGAAGTATCTTCGACCCAATATTAAATTGTATTGCCTTAAGGTTGTTAAATTTCTCGCACAATGCTCTTGAAGGGCCGCTTCCAGATTCCTTGGGTGATTTCAAGAACCTGGAGGTCTTTGATGTTTCAGAGAACCAATTGTCTGGAAAGATCCCAACAACCCTCAATAGAACCCGCACGCTCACCTTTCTGAATCTTTCATATAACGACTTTGATGGACAGATTCCCTCCGGTGGCATCTTTGCTTCAGTTACAAATCTTTCCTTCTTAGGCAATCCGAATCTTTGTGGCTCAGTTGTTGGCATACCCACTTGCCGTAAGAAGCGAAACTGGTTACATTCACACAGGTTTGTGATTATTTTCTCAGTTGTGATATCTATATCTGCATTCTTATCAACTATAGGTTGTGTTATTGGTTGCCGATATATCAAGAGAATTATGTCCTCTGGGAGGTCTGAAACAGTGAGCAAATCAACACCAGACTTGATGCACAATTTCCCAAGAATGACATACAGAGAACTGTCAGAGGCCACTGGAGGGTTTGATGATCAGAGACTAATTGGCTCAGGGAGTTACGGACGTGTCTTCAAGGGAGTTCTTTCAGATGGAACTGCCATAGCAGTCAAGGTGTTACAGTTGCAAACTGGCAATTCCACCAAGAGTTTTAACAGAGAATGCCAAGTCTTAAAGAGGATTCGCCATAGGAACCTGATAAGAATCATCACAGCTTGCAGCCTACCTGATTTCAAAGCCCTTGTCCTTCCTTTTATGGCAAATGGGAGCTTGGATAGCCGTCTCTATCCACACTCAGAGACAGGTTTGGGTTCGGGTTCTTCAGATTTGAGCCTCATCCAGAGGGTGAACATCTGCAGTGATATAGCTGAAGGGATGGCTTATCTGCATCACC TCCCAGTCAGAGTCATACACTGTGATCTAAAGCCGAGCAATGTACTTCTTAACGATGAAATGACAGCTCTGGTTTCGGATTTTGGGATCTCAAGATTGGTTTCAACAGTGGGAAATGCTGGAGGTGTTGAGCACATGGGAAATTCTACTGCAAATATGCTTTGTGGATCCATTGGATACATTGCACCAG AATACGGGTACGGAGCCAACACAACTACAAAAGGAGATGTTTACAGCTTTGGCATACTAGTTCTTGAGATGGTGACCAGAAAAAGGCCTACAGATGACATGTTTGTTGGGGGACTGAACCTGCACAGATGGGTGAAGAGTCACTACCATGGAAGAATGGAAAGGGTGGTAGATTCATCACTGTTGAGAGCTTCCACAGCTCAGCCTCCTGAAGTGAAGAAAATGTGGCAAGTCGCCATTGGAGAACTGATCGAATTAGGCATTCTTTGCACACAGGAGTCTTCCTCTACTAGGCCTACAATGCTGGATGCTGCCGATGACTTAGATCGCCTCAAACGCTACCTCACCGGCGACAGTACCACCGCCACATTTGCCTCTTCTCTTGGAATTTCGTCTTCGACCCTCGATGATGATGACCAACTGTCTCTAATTTGA